Proteins encoded together in one Bacteroidota bacterium window:
- a CDS encoding CHAD domain-containing protein produces the protein MNATTQSRAVELTTRLHTTGQTVLKIIGEVVVTGSPVLIHRTRTTSRRLQSQLHLLSVLSGHPDCKKAIRQLSDLLKQPGKIRDLQVQELVFRGLSASVPSAAPLADYLKACGDRAFSRWLKEDPVKKAGKLITGTILHLTAGSRTEEKLTDIRLAGMVNQICRSVSHDLNTLDSKNVEALHRFRLKVKRYRYQFEALTLIFPVPSDLTDRLKHWQSGLGQLQDAEVSLAMLREHGLSAGLSAAEIRELHGVLYNHFTDLKNVVAAEVENGLSRAG, from the coding sequence ATGAATGCAACCACTCAAAGCAGAGCTGTGGAACTCACCACACGCCTGCACACAACCGGGCAGACCGTTCTGAAAATCATCGGGGAGGTGGTGGTGACAGGGTCTCCTGTGCTGATTCACCGGACGCGAACCACCAGCCGCCGGTTACAGAGTCAGCTGCATCTGCTGTCGGTTCTCAGCGGGCACCCCGACTGTAAAAAGGCCATCCGTCAATTGTCTGATCTTTTGAAACAACCCGGAAAGATCAGGGACCTGCAGGTCCAGGAACTGGTCTTCAGAGGGCTCTCTGCATCGGTTCCGTCTGCAGCCCCTCTGGCTGATTACCTGAAAGCCTGCGGAGACCGGGCCTTCAGCCGCTGGCTTAAAGAGGACCCGGTAAAAAAGGCCGGTAAACTGATCACCGGGACCATCCTGCATCTGACCGCCGGAAGCAGAACGGAAGAAAAGCTGACCGATATCCGTCTGGCCGGAATGGTCAATCAAATCTGCCGGTCGGTATCCCACGACCTGAACACGCTGGACAGCAAAAACGTGGAAGCCCTCCACCGTTTCCGTCTGAAGGTGAAGCGATACCGGTATCAGTTTGAAGCCCTGACATTGATTTTTCCCGTTCCTTCCGACCTGACAGATCGTCTGAAGCACTGGCAAAGCGGCTTGGGGCAGTTGCAGGATGCAGAGGTTTCACTTGCGATGCTCCGGGAGCATGGGTTGTCGGCCGGACTGTCAGCCGCAGAGATCCGAGAGTTGCACGGGGTCCTTTATAATCATTTCACCGATCTGAAAAACGTGGTGGCGGCAGAAGTGGAAAACGGGCTGTCCCGGGCAGGTTAA
- the dgt gene encoding dNTP triphosphohydrolase codes for MTQNGFYSDFDTNTPGGERKADYRTPFEMDRDRLIHTSAFRRLQAKTQVFFAGEYDFYRSRLTHSIEVAQIGRSITAFLNQTSPHLSAHFYLDAALVEAICLAHDLGHPPFGHAGERTLHTLMINQGGFEGNAQTLRLLTDTIYQDETGRKGLQPTRAFTDGVMKYKATFSEWPQPPENHFLYDSQLPVREWVFAGDTAKRSPADWNELKSIECQIMDWADDTAYSVNDIIDGAHAGFITHHRVEKWAGSRSLTPREHDWIQDLLRLIGSEDIHRQFSRKIGRFLQATRLDPVTHAHAPDSNRYRFMLHIDEEAQAESRLYKKLAVALVFRTPQLQQFEFKGDRVLRELFNAFSEQAVNGKYGILPVSLREGLDRAGSETDRSRLICDYLAGMTDRFAIRTYRRLFDPDYGSLSDLI; via the coding sequence ATGACTCAAAACGGTTTTTATTCCGATTTCGATACCAATACCCCCGGTGGTGAACGGAAGGCTGATTACCGCACTCCTTTTGAAATGGACCGCGACCGCCTGATTCACACCTCGGCTTTTCGTCGACTGCAGGCCAAGACCCAGGTGTTTTTTGCCGGCGAATATGACTTCTACCGGTCCCGGCTTACTCACTCCATCGAAGTGGCCCAGATCGGGCGATCCATCACCGCCTTCCTGAATCAGACGTCTCCTCACCTGTCAGCCCATTTTTATCTGGATGCCGCATTGGTCGAGGCCATCTGTCTGGCTCACGATCTCGGACATCCTCCCTTCGGACACGCAGGAGAGCGGACCCTTCATACACTCATGATCAATCAGGGCGGATTCGAAGGAAATGCACAGACCCTGCGGCTGCTGACAGACACCATCTATCAGGATGAGACCGGCCGGAAGGGACTGCAACCTACACGGGCGTTCACAGATGGCGTGATGAAATACAAGGCCACCTTCAGCGAATGGCCTCAGCCCCCCGAAAATCATTTCCTGTACGACAGTCAGCTTCCCGTGAGAGAATGGGTGTTTGCCGGGGACACTGCCAAACGATCACCAGCCGACTGGAATGAACTGAAAAGCATTGAATGCCAGATCATGGATTGGGCCGATGACACGGCCTACTCGGTCAACGATATCATTGATGGTGCTCATGCCGGATTTATTACGCACCATCGTGTAGAAAAGTGGGCGGGTAGCCGTTCACTCACTCCACGGGAGCACGACTGGATCCAGGACCTGCTCCGGCTGATCGGGTCCGAAGACATTCACCGGCAGTTCAGCCGAAAGATTGGTCGGTTTCTGCAGGCCACCCGCCTCGACCCGGTCACCCATGCACATGCTCCCGATTCAAACCGGTACCGATTCATGCTCCATATCGATGAAGAAGCACAGGCAGAGTCGCGGCTGTACAAGAAGCTGGCTGTGGCTTTGGTTTTCCGCACACCGCAGCTGCAGCAATTCGAATTCAAGGGAGACCGCGTGCTCCGGGAATTGTTTAATGCCTTTTCTGAGCAGGCGGTGAATGGAAAATACGGCATTCTGCCGGTGTCTCTAAGGGAAGGTCTCGATCGTGCCGGATCAGAAACCGATCGCTCCCGCCTGATCTGCGACTATCTGGCCGGAATGACCGACCGTTTTGCCATCCGGACCTACCGACGGCTTTTCGATCCCGATTACGGAAGCCTTTCCGACCTGATCTGA
- a CDS encoding PD40 domain-containing protein has protein sequence MNYGLTGLFTGFLLACLPSAGSAQSDSLIVPGEDHFTAIRQLTFSGENAEAYLDAANERLIFQSANDSTPCDQIFIMNLDGSGLKKVSKGGGKTTCSYFIPGTNTILYSSTRSAGSDCPPPPDFRKGYVWPIYPSFDIYLADENGNDIRPLTTTPGYDAEATVSVDGKTIVFTSMRDGDLDIYTMKSDGSDVKRLTSELGYDGGPFFSHDGTRIIYRAYHPQTEQEKSDYRQLLSENIIRPMNFEIWIMNADGTGKKKLTNTGMASFAPFFSPDDQWVIFSSNMADPVKKRNFDLFMVRADGSGEIRRITFSPGFDGFPMFTRDGKKLIFSSNRNNGGGNSTNVFVADWTWTPLTKGTKP, from the coding sequence ATGAATTACGGTCTTACTGGTTTGTTTACTGGTTTTCTGCTCGCCTGCCTGCCTTCTGCCGGATCGGCCCAATCCGATTCCCTGATTGTTCCCGGCGAGGACCACTTTACTGCCATCCGGCAACTGACTTTCTCGGGAGAAAATGCCGAGGCCTATCTTGATGCAGCAAACGAGCGCCTGATTTTCCAGTCAGCGAATGATTCAACCCCATGCGATCAGATTTTTATCATGAATCTCGATGGATCCGGACTGAAGAAGGTTTCAAAAGGCGGCGGGAAGACCACCTGTTCCTACTTCATACCGGGAACCAACACCATTTTATACAGTTCAACCCGGTCCGCCGGTTCAGACTGTCCTCCTCCTCCCGATTTCCGCAAGGGTTACGTCTGGCCAATCTATCCTTCTTTTGATATTTATCTGGCCGATGAAAACGGAAACGACATCCGCCCGCTGACCACCACCCCGGGATATGATGCCGAGGCCACCGTCAGTGTCGATGGCAAGACGATCGTCTTCACCTCGATGCGTGATGGTGATCTTGATATCTACACCATGAAATCGGATGGATCGGATGTAAAACGCCTTACCAGTGAACTGGGGTATGATGGCGGACCGTTCTTCAGCCACGACGGCACCCGAATAATCTACCGGGCCTACCATCCCCAGACCGAACAGGAAAAGAGCGACTACCGGCAACTGCTCAGCGAAAACATCATCAGACCGATGAATTTCGAAATCTGGATCATGAATGCCGATGGCACAGGAAAAAAGAAACTCACCAACACCGGCATGGCCAGTTTTGCACCCTTCTTTTCCCCGGATGATCAGTGGGTGATTTTCTCCTCGAACATGGCCGACCCGGTAAAGAAACGGAACTTCGACCTGTTCATGGTCCGTGCCGATGGATCCGGTGAGATCAGACGAATCACCTTCAGTCCCGGTTTCGATGGCTTTCCCATGTTTACCCGTGATGGCAAAAAGTTGATTTTTTCCTCGAACCGCAACAATGGCGGCGGAAACAGCACCAACGTGTTTGTTGCCGACTGGACCTGGACCCCCCTCACGAAAGGAACCAAGCCATGA
- a CDS encoding enoyl-CoA hydratase/isomerase family protein translates to MKFETILYGVDSRIATVTINRPDKLNALNQQVFRDLKAVLDDIRGHDDIHGVIITGAGSKAFVAGADITEIHQLTASAGKAFADSGQAVFNQIENLGKPVVAAVNGFALGGGCELAMACTLRIASETARFGQPEVNLGVIPGYGGTQRLTRLIGKGRAMELILTGDLIDAQEAHRIGLINHIYPASELMKEARLLLGKICSKSLVAVRYAIDAVNSDDLPLRDGLQKEASLFGLVVSTADAKEGTRAFLDKRPAVFSHQ, encoded by the coding sequence ATGAAATTTGAGACCATTCTATACGGGGTCGACTCCCGCATTGCCACGGTAACCATCAACCGTCCCGACAAACTGAATGCCCTCAATCAGCAGGTCTTCCGCGATCTGAAGGCGGTTCTGGATGATATCCGCGGTCATGATGACATTCATGGGGTCATCATCACAGGAGCTGGAAGCAAAGCCTTTGTGGCGGGCGCCGATATCACCGAAATCCATCAGCTGACAGCCTCTGCAGGCAAAGCTTTTGCAGACAGTGGCCAGGCCGTGTTTAATCAGATTGAAAACCTTGGAAAACCCGTCGTGGCAGCAGTCAACGGATTCGCGCTGGGTGGCGGATGCGAACTCGCCATGGCCTGTACTTTACGCATTGCTTCCGAAACAGCCCGTTTCGGGCAGCCCGAAGTCAATCTGGGCGTCATTCCCGGATATGGGGGAACGCAGCGGCTGACCCGCCTGATCGGAAAAGGCCGCGCCATGGAACTCATCCTCACCGGTGATCTGATCGATGCACAGGAAGCCCACCGGATCGGACTGATCAATCATATTTATCCGGCTTCTGAACTCATGAAAGAAGCCAGACTCCTGCTTGGAAAAATCTGTTCAAAGAGCCTGGTGGCCGTTCGCTATGCCATTGATGCCGTCAATTCGGACGATCTCCCGCTCCGGGATGGCCTTCAGAAGGAAGCCAGCCTTTTCGGATTGGTGGTTTCCACTGCCGATGCCAAGGAAGGCACCCGGGCTTTCCTCGATAAACGCCCAGCCGTATTCAGCCACCAATGA
- a CDS encoding alpha/beta fold hydrolase, whose product MTILILVSGLLLLFLAWLTWAWKKFLDAFQIELEPNQPMPDLNQVPYETWHIPTGHSKIIRGWMLLQPADPSAPIVIVAHGWTRNATFLWPISYRLWKEGYQVFAINARNHGECDLDPPMSVLKYTEDLENTIHWLRLRFPGNPIAMTGHSLGGAALLIASVRVPGVSAAVPICAFSRSDRIFEMDIRRAGVPMIPVGKVILALIRRYLGHSYDDLAPAFWVRNSTVPTLLIGAGLDTRVPPDMQYELKAAFPEGIAYGPVIEPEATHTSLLTDPGTIDRIVRFINRRLKPTDGNPADPLTDGNGV is encoded by the coding sequence ATGACAATTCTGATTCTGGTCAGCGGTCTCCTCCTTCTTTTTCTTGCCTGGCTGACCTGGGCCTGGAAAAAGTTTCTCGATGCATTCCAGATTGAACTGGAACCGAATCAGCCCATGCCAGACCTTAACCAGGTCCCCTATGAGACCTGGCATATTCCCACGGGTCACTCAAAAATCATCCGGGGCTGGATGTTGCTTCAACCCGCCGACCCATCAGCTCCCATTGTGATTGTGGCTCACGGCTGGACCCGCAATGCCACCTTTCTCTGGCCGATCAGTTACCGGTTGTGGAAAGAGGGCTATCAGGTTTTTGCCATCAATGCGAGAAACCATGGCGAATGCGATCTCGATCCCCCCATGTCGGTTCTCAAATACACCGAGGACCTCGAAAACACGATCCACTGGCTGCGTTTACGGTTTCCGGGAAACCCTATTGCCATGACCGGGCATTCTCTCGGTGGCGCTGCCCTGCTGATTGCCTCTGTTCGGGTTCCAGGAGTATCTGCCGCGGTTCCCATCTGTGCTTTTTCCCGTTCTGACCGGATTTTCGAGATGGATATCCGGCGGGCCGGTGTACCAATGATTCCGGTTGGAAAAGTGATTCTGGCGCTCATCCGGCGATATCTGGGCCATTCCTATGATGATCTTGCCCCTGCTTTCTGGGTCCGGAACTCAACAGTCCCGACGCTTCTGATCGGCGCCGGACTCGATACCCGGGTCCCACCCGACATGCAGTATGAACTGAAGGCCGCCTTCCCCGAGGGGATTGCCTACGGTCCGGTTATCGAACCGGAAGCCACTCACACCAGTCTTCTCACCGACCCGGGCACAATTGACCGCATTGTCCGGTTTATTAACCGACGGCTGAAACCAACGGATGGAAATCCGGCCGACCCACTGACCGATGGAAACGGAGTTTAA